In Montipora foliosa isolate CH-2021 chromosome 13, ASM3666993v2, whole genome shotgun sequence, one DNA window encodes the following:
- the LOC137982485 gene encoding large ribosomal subunit protein mL37-like translates to MERTFKMAAFIPSTRENVSRFLRSFLTRKGHTAAEIQPYVYHPQSRVLEPETQSLYLTKTLQMGSISKMKCLQDNVIDRTIRREMMEKFRQNVIQTRLFNYEGEHATRDMCAIPLMQNMLRVVWSYAGSFPKLMETSLTYKPRVSVSYKRHETDLMISGNLGFLLSSKYPLEQVKEKEAIQSTEQVELQRPDIISPVFNLNKAKTAQKLDTGFFDGAPFPNPHTLVIVSTNQNWTTSDLVAQGIMFSFGRLAAEALNQGASLGGNLEKPLTTQCIATDGIRLSFLCYQLNTLDLENDDGIKNMVWITPGVFMYVKPLINEIPGTKKKDPPTYDVELQGFDDNCFETFVKMIINGCQES, encoded by the exons ATGGAACgaacattcaagatggcggccttcATCCCCTCCACGCGAGAAAACGTTTCTAGATTTTTACGCTCTTTTCTAACCAGGAAAGGTCACACCGCAGCTGAGATACAACCCTATGTTTACCATCCTCAAAGTCGAGTTTTGGAACCCGAGACTCAGTCTCTGTATCTGACAAAAACTTTGCAAATGGGCAGCATTTCCAAGATGAAATGCTTGCAAGATAATGTTATAGATCGCACAATTAGAAGAGAAATGATGGAAAAATTTAGACAAAACGTGATTCAAACGAGGCTTTTTAATTACGAGGGAGAACATGCAACTAGAGACATGTGTGCAATACCTCTAATGCAGAATATGTTGCGGGTGGTATGGAGTTATGCAGGCAG ttTTCCAAAGCTGATGGAAACATCCCTGACATACAAACCTCGAGTTAGTGTTTCATACAAAAGACATGAAACAGACTTGATGATTTCTGGAAATCTTGGCTTTCTGCTGTCGTCAAAGTACCCCCTGGAGCAAGTAAAAGAAAAGGAGGCAATACAAAGCACAGAGCAAGTCGAGCTTCAGAGACCAGATATTATTTCACCAGTGTTTAACCTGAACAAGGCAAAAACTGCACAGAAGTTGGATACTGGCTTCTTTGATGGTGCTCCATTTCCCAATCCACATACCCTTGTTATTGTCAGCACAAATCAAAACTGGACTACAAGTGATTTGGTTGCTCAAG GTATAATGTTCTCATTTGGACGTCTTGCGGCAGAAGCCTTAAATCAAGGAGCTTCACTTGGAGGCAATTTGGAGAAGCCTCTAACAACTCAGTGTATTGCCACAGATGGAATCCGTCTTTCATTTCTCTGTTATCAGTTGAATACCTTGGACTTAGAGAATGATGATGGTATAAAAAATATGGTTTGGATAACTCCAGGGGTTTTCATGTATGTTAAGCCACTAATAAATGAAATCCCTGGAACCAAGAAGAAAGACCCCCCGACTTATGATGTTGAGTTGCAAGGCTTTGATGACAATTGCTTTGAGACATTTGTTAAAATGATTATCAATGGATGCCAGGAAAGCTGA